A section of the Sporomusaceae bacterium FL31 genome encodes:
- the gpr gene encoding germination protease, which translates to MEQMNTPRTDLALEAREMITKNVSQEVPGVMVETSEDDEILITRVNITTPEAEKRMGKTQGRYVTIEAQGLRYKNTPLQDKIMGFLAQELAGLAQLPENATILVVGLGNWNVTPDALGPRAVDKVVVTRHLQGMLSPELKGGVRSVCAIAPGVLGITGMETAEIVHGIVGKIKPDLVIAVDALAAASSHRVITTVQLADTGIHPGSGVGNKRFGLTKESLGVPVIAIGVPTVVHASTIAMDTINTLQEQAAFARYFKSMENLTDQDRQVIVRQVLPEALGDLMVTPKEVDRLIADIADVIAGGINQAMHPNIDYENIHIYLH; encoded by the coding sequence ATGGAGCAAATGAATACACCACGTACTGATTTAGCGCTAGAAGCTCGAGAAATGATAACAAAGAACGTAAGTCAGGAAGTTCCGGGTGTTATGGTAGAAACCAGTGAAGATGATGAGATACTGATTACCCGAGTAAATATTACAACACCGGAAGCCGAGAAACGGATGGGAAAAACGCAAGGGCGCTATGTAACGATTGAGGCGCAAGGATTAAGATATAAAAATACACCGCTTCAGGATAAAATAATGGGCTTTTTAGCGCAGGAGTTGGCAGGCTTAGCGCAATTGCCGGAGAATGCAACCATTTTAGTCGTTGGTCTGGGTAATTGGAATGTTACTCCAGATGCTTTGGGACCACGAGCAGTAGATAAAGTTGTGGTAACACGGCATCTACAGGGAATGCTCTCGCCGGAATTAAAAGGTGGTGTAAGATCGGTTTGCGCTATTGCACCAGGCGTTTTAGGCATAACAGGAATGGAAACTGCTGAAATTGTCCATGGTATTGTCGGCAAAATAAAGCCAGATTTGGTTATTGCAGTAGATGCGCTGGCAGCAGCATCCAGTCATCGTGTCATTACAACGGTTCAACTGGCGGATACAGGAATTCATCCTGGTTCAGGTGTAGGGAATAAACGGTTTGGCTTGACGAAAGAATCGCTTGGTGTGCCGGTGATTGCCATTGGTGTACCTACTGTCGTGCATGCATCTACTATTGCCATGGATACCATTAATACATTGCAGGAACAGGCTGCTTTTGCCAGGTATTTTAAGAGTATGGAAAACCTAACTGATCAGGATAGACAAGTGATCGTAAGGCAAGTGCTGCCTGAGGCATTGGGTGATTTGATGGTAACACCCAAAGAAGTGGACCGCCTGATTGCAGATATCGCTGATGTAATAGCTGGAGGCATTAATCAAGCCATGCATCCTAATATTGATTACGAAAATATTCATATTTACCTACATTAA
- the rpsT gene encoding 30S ribosomal protein S20, protein MPNIKSSERSVKTDAERRAKNFAVRSTIKTVTRKVTEAVSAGKADDAKALLTKASKTIDKAAAKGVLHKNAAARKKSRMARKLNALA, encoded by the coding sequence TTGCCAAATATTAAATCATCTGAACGTAGCGTGAAAACTGACGCTGAACGGCGCGCAAAAAACTTTGCAGTAAGATCAACTATTAAAACTGTTACCCGTAAAGTAACAGAAGCTGTAAGTGCTGGCAAAGCTGATGATGCTAAGGCCCTCCTGACCAAAGCTAGTAAGACTATTGATAAAGCAGCCGCTAAAGGCGTTCTTCATAAAAATGCAGCAGCTCGCAAGAAGTCTCGCATGGCGCGCAAACTTAATGCATTAGCTTAG
- a CDS encoding DNA polymerase III subunit delta: protein MSYINALADIKKGLLNSIYLIHGEEVFYARQLEQAIVNALLKPEERDMNLNILSGDPQPQELLNLIETVPFFGDKNVIIVRGSNLFRSRKGAGDHEKDGDQADEALLKVLSHFPDYATIIFKTTEKVDKRRKIYKNIEKNGTVVEVSLLKPKDVKVWLPGKLNELNKRMSPDAQEHFLAVVSVMSQISLGFLDNELEKIALYSSSQIITKNDLVDAMSAIPEVSVFAMIDAVSQKHTQDALRLFNEQLAAGEHPIKILALLNRQVRLLWQAKSLLSQGRNNREIADELGLMSFVGDKLIKQCQRFAEKTLKETVISLADADRDLKSGRATNVALEKIIIDMCR from the coding sequence ATGAGTTATATCAATGCTCTAGCAGATATAAAGAAGGGATTGCTAAATTCCATATATCTGATCCATGGTGAAGAGGTTTTCTATGCCCGGCAGCTTGAACAGGCGATTGTGAATGCGTTATTAAAGCCAGAGGAACGCGATATGAATTTGAATATTCTCAGTGGTGATCCTCAACCACAAGAGTTGTTGAATCTTATTGAAACAGTGCCGTTTTTTGGCGATAAAAATGTTATTATTGTTCGCGGGTCGAATTTGTTTCGGAGTCGTAAAGGAGCTGGTGACCATGAGAAGGATGGTGATCAGGCTGATGAGGCGCTGCTAAAGGTGTTGAGCCATTTTCCTGATTATGCCACGATTATATTTAAAACGACAGAGAAAGTGGACAAGCGGCGTAAAATTTACAAAAATATTGAAAAAAATGGTACAGTTGTAGAAGTATCACTCTTAAAACCTAAAGACGTAAAAGTGTGGCTGCCAGGTAAACTCAATGAACTAAACAAAAGAATGTCGCCTGACGCACAAGAACATTTTTTAGCGGTTGTGAGTGTTATGTCGCAAATTTCTCTGGGATTCTTGGATAATGAATTGGAAAAAATAGCTTTATATTCATCAAGTCAGATTATAACGAAAAATGATTTAGTGGATGCCATGTCGGCAATCCCAGAAGTTTCCGTGTTTGCAATGATTGATGCGGTAAGTCAAAAGCATACGCAGGATGCTTTGCGTTTATTTAATGAGCAACTGGCGGCGGGTGAGCATCCGATCAAGATACTGGCCTTATTAAACCGTCAGGTTCGTTTGCTGTGGCAGGCTAAAAGTTTGCTGTCCCAAGGACGTAATAACAGAGAAATTGCCGATGAACTAGGTTTAATGTCTTTTGTTGGTGATAAATTAATTAAACAGTGCCAGCGATTTGCAGAAAAGACATTAAAAGAAACGGTTATCTCTCTTGCAGACGCTGATCGCGATCTGAAATCTGGACGGGCAACCAATGTTGCTTTGGAAAAAATAATCATCGATATGTGTCGATGA
- a CDS encoding DNA internalization-related competence protein ComEC/Rec2 translates to MVFINYITMAIVLGIWLAGHVGVAVFWWNLLIVIFFACSLWGIRKNFSKVRWIIVILFVFVGAVRFVHDQAPAPNMISRYTGQILAIQGTICEIPQTFVIDKGQLRARYVVSAEHIGVSDGRGFIGEGKVIVTTHQERERKIGEIGDHITVRGELSDLHGFNNPGLIDTVAALKRVGIVGRMSVSSEHIQIDSASDKSWFNKVALLKEKVALMLKRELPPAESAILFGMLFGGYSGIAADVIAAFSATGIVHILSVSGTHIALVAGVIYWVCSFLKIKGKNAAGLVIVVVLSYGVFVGFTPPVIRSAVMGIVAVGAIALGRERDSYHALAITTVGMLMAQPSLIYDISFQLSFGSTAGLIYLFPKIKSSITFLPVWMAAPIAMTLAAQLGVLPFVSWYFNVFSLSSFAANLVIVPIVELVVVLGLAGVLTGFLLNFLSHLILAFCSVMIKGVVYLTKLLAGIPGGTIYLPSFDIVTGLLYYVILGWLFGFSLPGMASVRSGIQRWPRQVIGLAAILLVVGGWYICGPKPAAIHFIDVAQGDATLIVSPHGRAVLVDTGGTTGQTDFDIGERVVTPYLKHYGVRSLDYLILTHGHQDHAGGAAAVSKHIPIKHILVAREPYSAAVQQLQAAAEDAVFIPAYIGQQIQLDGLVIQIVYAADSKLAKASNEASNVIKISYGDHSFLITGDLESQGETAILLDQSLVASTVLKVGHHGAKTSSSLEFLQEVSPAYAVISVGAGNRFGHPHPEILKRLSDRQIKVFRTDLQGAIVFETDGKSLNAKSFIP, encoded by the coding sequence GTGGTGTTTATTAACTATATAACCATGGCTATCGTACTTGGTATATGGTTGGCAGGTCATGTTGGGGTAGCTGTATTTTGGTGGAATTTGTTAATTGTCATTTTTTTTGCTTGTTCGCTATGGGGGATTAGGAAGAATTTTTCTAAAGTACGATGGATTATCGTTATCTTATTTGTGTTCGTCGGGGCTGTTCGCTTTGTTCATGATCAAGCTCCAGCGCCGAATATGATCAGTCGATATACAGGACAAATATTGGCTATTCAGGGGACTATTTGTGAGATACCACAAACTTTTGTTATAGATAAAGGTCAATTAAGGGCTCGTTATGTCGTTTCGGCAGAGCATATTGGAGTGTCGGATGGACGAGGATTTATTGGTGAAGGCAAGGTGATCGTAACCACGCATCAAGAACGGGAGCGGAAAATTGGTGAGATTGGCGATCATATAACGGTTAGGGGAGAACTATCCGATCTCCATGGTTTTAATAATCCCGGACTGATTGATACTGTGGCAGCGCTTAAACGTGTTGGAATTGTTGGCAGAATGTCAGTGTCATCTGAACATATTCAGATTGATTCTGCGTCCGATAAAAGCTGGTTCAACAAGGTCGCACTGTTAAAGGAAAAAGTTGCCCTTATGCTTAAAAGGGAATTGCCGCCGGCGGAGAGTGCGATATTATTTGGCATGCTATTTGGTGGCTATTCGGGCATTGCCGCTGATGTCATTGCAGCTTTTTCGGCCACTGGAATTGTTCATATTCTTTCGGTATCTGGGACGCATATTGCTTTGGTTGCCGGTGTGATTTATTGGGTATGCAGTTTTCTCAAAATAAAAGGAAAAAATGCTGCTGGTTTGGTTATTGTTGTTGTTTTAAGTTACGGTGTGTTTGTGGGGTTTACTCCCCCTGTTATACGATCAGCCGTTATGGGGATTGTAGCGGTCGGTGCGATTGCTCTTGGGCGGGAGCGAGATTCCTATCATGCTTTAGCGATTACGACTGTCGGCATGCTGATGGCTCAACCATCACTTATTTATGACATTAGCTTTCAATTATCGTTCGGTTCCACGGCTGGACTAATCTATTTATTTCCTAAGATTAAGTCAAGTATAACTTTTTTGCCTGTTTGGATGGCTGCTCCGATTGCTATGACATTGGCGGCCCAACTTGGCGTTTTGCCGTTTGTGTCCTGGTATTTCAACGTTTTTTCACTAAGCTCATTTGCTGCTAATCTAGTTATTGTACCCATTGTAGAACTGGTTGTGGTTCTAGGATTGGCTGGCGTGCTAACTGGTTTTCTTTTGAATTTTCTCAGTCATTTGATTTTGGCTTTTTGCAGCGTCATGATTAAAGGAGTCGTTTATCTAACGAAATTGTTAGCTGGTATACCAGGAGGAACGATTTATCTTCCGTCCTTTGATATTGTTACCGGTTTATTATATTATGTTATATTAGGCTGGCTATTTGGTTTTTCGTTACCGGGCATGGCTTCTGTACGGAGCGGAATCCAACGCTGGCCACGGCAAGTTATTGGCCTTGCGGCTATCCTGTTGGTAGTTGGTGGCTGGTATATCTGTGGGCCCAAGCCTGCAGCTATTCATTTTATTGATGTTGCTCAAGGTGATGCAACTCTTATTGTTTCACCTCATGGTCGAGCTGTGCTTGTTGATACTGGCGGAACAACAGGGCAAACTGATTTTGATATTGGGGAAAGAGTGGTGACGCCTTACCTCAAACATTATGGGGTGCGCAGCTTAGATTATCTTATTTTGACACATGGCCACCAGGATCATGCGGGGGGTGCGGCAGCAGTTTCCAAGCATATTCCGATTAAACATATATTAGTAGCGCGAGAGCCCTATTCTGCGGCCGTGCAGCAACTCCAAGCGGCTGCCGAAGATGCAGTGTTTATCCCTGCTTATATTGGACAGCAAATACAGCTAGATGGTTTAGTGATACAGATTGTTTATGCTGCTGATAGTAAACTTGCAAAAGCCAGTAATGAAGCGTCCAATGTAATAAAAATCAGCTATGGGGATCATAGTTTTTTGATTACTGGTGATTTAGAGTCTCAAGGAGAAACGGCTATTTTGTTAGATCAGAGTCTAGTCGCCAGTACTGTATTAAAGGTTGGTCATCATGGTGCGAAGACATCGTCAAGCTTAGAATTTTTGCAGGAGGTCTCGCCAGCTTATGCGGTGATATCTGTAGGTGCGGGAAATCGGTTTGGTCACCCGCACCCGGAAATACTGAAGCGCTTATCCGATCGGCAAATCAAAGTGTTCCGAACAGATCTTCAAGGAGCCATCGTTTTTGAGACAGATGGTAAATCCTTAAATGCTAAAAGTTTCATCCCCTAG
- the comEA_1 gene encoding competence protein ComEA produces the protein MSENKERLWFVLGLAVIIMIISSYGYWQKCFVEETASTSIQASSAGNGSGKDFVVYVSGAVNKPGVITVPAGVRVLDVIDRAGGLLPVADTAKINMAQIVKDGMQINVPIRLSTGASAGGSSQGVRDHVTSDKININTADAKELDKLPGIGPAIAEKIIQYREANGSFKENADLKKIPGIGESKFDKLKDQITI, from the coding sequence ATGTCTGAAAATAAAGAGAGATTATGGTTTGTTCTTGGTCTTGCAGTGATCATTATGATAATCAGCTCTTACGGATATTGGCAAAAATGTTTTGTAGAAGAAACTGCTTCGACCTCTATTCAAGCAAGTTCAGCGGGAAACGGTTCAGGGAAGGACTTTGTTGTCTATGTAAGTGGCGCGGTGAATAAACCAGGAGTTATTACGGTTCCGGCAGGGGTTAGAGTGTTGGATGTCATTGACCGGGCAGGTGGATTGTTGCCTGTTGCAGATACAGCTAAGATTAATATGGCTCAGATTGTTAAAGATGGCATGCAAATCAATGTTCCGATTAGGCTAAGTACAGGTGCGTCTGCTGGAGGTTCATCCCAGGGTGTGCGTGATCATGTGACGAGCGATAAAATAAATATCAATACAGCGGATGCCAAAGAATTAGATAAACTTCCGGGGATAGGGCCGGCCATAGCAGAAAAAATCATTCAATATCGTGAGGCGAACGGAAGCTTTAAGGAAAACGCTGATTTGAAGAAGATCCCAGGAATTGGTGAAAGCAAGTTTGATAAATTAAAAGATCAGATTACCATATAG
- the res_1 gene encoding DNA recombinase: MRLNLCYIKILDLKRNPDRYEWIQKQYKIDKMFVEKNLERDHYGSELKRLLEEICKGDMLYIESFSMIARNVTELLKLIVLLEEKGAYLVSLREQLDAATFEGQMRIAAFIELANFERAIIRQRQRQGIDLALAEKRPYGRPKARITDELRKAYLCWKKGRITAVEAMRRADVKRNTFYKLTKQLDEEFKGMSLFTNDI; encoded by the coding sequence TTGCGCTTGAATTTATGTTATATAAAGATATTGGATTTAAAGCGAAATCCAGATAGGTATGAATGGATTCAAAAACAATATAAGATTGATAAGATGTTCGTAGAAAAGAACTTGGAGCGAGATCATTACGGATCGGAATTGAAAAGATTACTTGAAGAGATCTGTAAGGGGGATATGCTATATATTGAAAGTTTTAGTATGATAGCTAGGAATGTGACTGAATTACTCAAATTGATTGTATTGCTAGAAGAAAAGGGGGCATATCTAGTGAGTTTACGGGAGCAGCTTGATGCCGCGACATTTGAGGGGCAAATGCGGATCGCGGCTTTTATTGAACTTGCAAACTTCGAACGAGCGATCATCCGGCAGCGGCAGCGCCAAGGTATTGATTTGGCCTTAGCAGAGAAGCGTCCATATGGACGACCAAAAGCAAGGATTACAGACGAACTCAGAAAAGCCTATTTATGCTGGAAGAAAGGTAGGATTACGGCAGTTGAAGCAATGCGCCGGGCTGATGTCAAAAGAAATACATTTTATAAGTTAACTAAACAATTAGATGAGGAATTTAAAGGTATGTCGCTTTTTACTAATGATATATAG
- the leuS gene encoding leucine--tRNA ligase, with protein MNERYTPQEIEAKWQKQWGEQNSFNTELNRQRPEYYVLEMFPYPSGNLHMGHVRNYSIGDVIARFKVMQGYNVLHPMGWDAFGMPAENAAIKHSVQPAEWTWKNIDNMRRQQQEIGLSYDWNREVATCHPEYYRWTQWLFLLFYERGLAYKKKAAVNWCDQCNTVLANEQVIDGNCWRCDSVVVKKELEQWFFKITDYADRLLKDLNELKGWPERVKTMQENWIGRSEGAEFSFAVPEFDESIAVYTTRQDTVFGVSYVVLAPEHPLVEKIIANKSNADEIRAFVDSVRNQSEIARTSSEFEKEGMFTGAYAVNPFTGEQVPIWVANYVLIEYGTGAVMGVPAHDERDWQFASKYNLAKRLVIDWQNGQSTLDQMTGAYDGSGVLINSGDFSGLDNERAKSAIATWLEERSLGKRRVNYRLRDWLVSRQRYWGAPIPIIYCEKCGVVPVPQDQLPVMLPDNVRFDTGSVSPLAQVTDFVNCNCPTCGGAARRETDTMDTFICSSWYYLRYTDPRNTAAPFDSSKANYWMPVDQYIGGIEHAILHLLYSRFFTKVLKDAGLINFNEPFKNLLTQGMVIKDGSKMSKSKGNVVSPEEIIAKYGADTARLFILFAAPPERDLEWSEQGVEGAYRFLGRVWRIIGHFEQAVVEAPEEYDSSLLTKEEKDLRRILHVTIKKVTEDVGNRFNFNTAISSVMELVNAMYVAKDQNTVTNVGLLREVIANLLKLLAPFAPHIAEELWNQVIGQDSVHKQQWPVFDAEAIVLEEVEIVLQINGKVRDKIVVPAGLSQNELEKKALEQEKVEELVAGKQIVKVICVPQKLVNIVVK; from the coding sequence ATGAACGAGAGATATACTCCTCAAGAGATAGAGGCGAAATGGCAAAAACAATGGGGTGAGCAAAATTCTTTTAACACCGAACTTAATCGCCAGCGCCCGGAATATTACGTTTTGGAGATGTTTCCTTATCCATCCGGTAATTTACATATGGGGCATGTTCGTAACTATTCAATTGGCGATGTAATTGCCCGTTTTAAGGTCATGCAAGGTTATAATGTTCTGCACCCTATGGGATGGGATGCTTTTGGCATGCCGGCCGAGAATGCTGCTATTAAACATAGTGTTCAACCAGCTGAATGGACCTGGAAAAATATAGATAATATGCGCCGTCAACAGCAGGAGATAGGACTTTCTTATGATTGGAACCGTGAGGTTGCTACCTGCCATCCAGAATATTATCGCTGGACGCAATGGTTGTTCTTATTATTTTATGAGCGCGGTTTGGCCTATAAGAAAAAAGCTGCTGTAAATTGGTGTGATCAGTGCAACACTGTTTTGGCCAATGAACAAGTTATTGACGGGAATTGCTGGCGTTGTGATTCCGTTGTTGTGAAAAAAGAACTTGAACAATGGTTCTTTAAAATAACCGATTATGCCGACCGCTTATTAAAAGATCTGAATGAGCTTAAAGGTTGGCCGGAACGTGTTAAGACAATGCAAGAAAACTGGATTGGGCGCAGTGAGGGTGCCGAATTTAGTTTTGCTGTACCGGAGTTCGACGAGAGTATAGCTGTGTATACAACACGCCAAGATACGGTTTTTGGTGTTAGTTATGTAGTTTTGGCTCCGGAACATCCATTGGTTGAAAAAATAATAGCAAATAAGTCTAATGCAGACGAAATTCGTGCTTTTGTTGATAGTGTGCGCAATCAAAGTGAAATTGCCCGTACTTCCAGTGAATTTGAAAAAGAGGGTATGTTTACTGGAGCCTATGCGGTTAATCCGTTTACAGGTGAACAAGTTCCCATTTGGGTGGCTAACTATGTGTTGATTGAGTATGGTACTGGAGCTGTGATGGGGGTGCCTGCCCACGATGAACGTGATTGGCAGTTTGCCAGCAAATACAATTTAGCTAAACGTCTGGTTATTGATTGGCAAAATGGGCAATCAACGCTGGATCAAATGACTGGAGCTTATGATGGCTCCGGGGTTTTGATAAATTCGGGAGACTTCTCGGGACTGGATAATGAGAGGGCAAAATCAGCGATTGCAACATGGCTGGAAGAGCGATCTTTAGGCAAGCGACGGGTTAATTACCGTTTGCGCGATTGGTTGGTTTCACGTCAACGTTACTGGGGAGCCCCTATTCCAATTATTTATTGCGAGAAGTGTGGCGTTGTACCTGTTCCGCAAGATCAACTGCCAGTTATGCTGCCAGATAATGTTCGGTTTGACACAGGGTCAGTTTCTCCATTGGCTCAGGTTACCGACTTTGTTAACTGCAATTGTCCTACTTGTGGTGGTGCAGCTCGGCGAGAAACTGATACTATGGATACTTTTATTTGCTCTTCCTGGTATTACTTGCGGTATACTGATCCAAGAAATACAGCTGCGCCGTTTGATTCCTCAAAGGCCAATTACTGGATGCCTGTGGATCAATATATTGGTGGCATTGAGCACGCAATACTGCATTTGCTTTACTCGCGTTTTTTCACGAAAGTACTTAAAGATGCCGGCTTAATTAATTTTAATGAGCCGTTTAAAAACCTACTTACCCAGGGCATGGTTATTAAAGATGGTTCTAAAATGTCCAAATCTAAGGGGAATGTAGTTTCTCCTGAAGAGATTATTGCGAAATATGGTGCTGATACGGCTCGGTTATTTATTTTGTTTGCTGCACCACCGGAACGTGATCTAGAGTGGAGTGAGCAGGGGGTTGAAGGTGCGTATCGCTTCTTAGGACGTGTATGGCGGATTATTGGTCATTTTGAGCAAGCTGTTGTTGAAGCACCAGAAGAATATGATAGCTCATTGCTGACTAAAGAAGAGAAGGATCTAAGACGAATTCTTCATGTTACCATTAAGAAGGTGACTGAGGATGTTGGTAATCGCTTTAATTTCAACACTGCAATAAGTTCGGTTATGGAATTAGTCAATGCAATGTATGTAGCTAAGGATCAAAATACCGTAACCAATGTTGGACTTTTGCGTGAAGTTATAGCAAATCTGCTGAAATTATTAGCTCCTTTTGCTCCTCATATTGCTGAAGAATTATGGAATCAAGTGATCGGTCAAGATAGTGTGCACAAGCAGCAATGGCCTGTATTTGATGCTGAAGCCATTGTATTGGAAGAGGTTGAGATTGTGCTGCAAATCAACGGTAAGGTGCGAGACAAAATCGTGGTGCCGGCAGGTTTGTCGCAAAATGAGTTGGAAAAGAAGGCTCTCGAACAAGAAAAAGTTGAAGAACTGGTTGCTGGAAAGCAAATCGTTAAAGTGATCTGTGTACCGCAGAAACTTGTCAATATTGTTGTGAAGTAA
- the yneN gene encoding thioredoxin-like protein YneN encodes MKTKLVMGVLVGIAILALVMLNADKQVEQNTGTGVTVGKKAPEFTLNTLDGQAKTIGKQPTVTVINFWATWCPPCREEMPELNQFYQGYKQAIAFYAINIQESPAKVNDYIHTNQLVFPVLLDRDGGIAKIFQINAIPTTVVIDKHGIIQYRKAGTVTKSELEAVLNKI; translated from the coding sequence ATGAAGACAAAACTGGTTATGGGTGTTCTCGTTGGTATTGCAATACTTGCACTGGTCATGCTAAATGCAGATAAGCAAGTTGAACAAAATACAGGCACGGGGGTAACCGTGGGAAAAAAAGCACCTGAGTTTACGTTGAATACACTTGATGGTCAGGCAAAAACGATCGGCAAGCAACCGACTGTTACCGTTATTAATTTTTGGGCGACATGGTGCCCTCCTTGTCGCGAAGAAATGCCAGAATTAAATCAGTTTTATCAGGGATACAAACAGGCTATTGCCTTTTATGCTATAAACATTCAGGAATCTCCAGCAAAAGTAAATGATTATATTCATACCAATCAGCTGGTTTTTCCAGTTCTGCTCGATCGTGACGGGGGAATAGCCAAAATATTTCAAATCAATGCTATTCCGACTACGGTGGTAATTGACAAGCATGGAATTATACAATACCGAAAGGCTGGAACTGTGACAAAGAGTGAATTGGAAGCTGTGTTGAATAAAATATAA
- the lgt gene encoding prolipoprotein diacylglyceryl transferase yields the protein MHQYLFFIGDFPIRAYGLILSLSIILATGTAYFLAKQDGRWHDHIPDMGIYCGLAGIVGARLWDVFFFDWDYYSHHLLEIPFVWQGGMAIQGGVLLGVVAGYIYTKRNNIDTWAFADIVAPAIILGQAIGRTANLLNGDAFGNPTGGSFGIIYPATTLAYQVYGNQPLWPAEIWEGQIDVIIFAILLIFRTTSHAKGQVFILYAVLYSIARFFLEFLRGDYGTLMWGLKSAQLTSLLVIIVGFLLFLWCGLRKNQPVKAR from the coding sequence ATGCATCAATATCTTTTTTTCATTGGTGATTTTCCAATTAGAGCTTATGGACTTATTCTAAGCTTAAGCATCATTTTAGCAACCGGCACTGCCTATTTTTTGGCAAAACAAGATGGCCGCTGGCATGACCATATCCCTGATATGGGAATTTATTGCGGACTTGCAGGTATAGTTGGTGCACGTTTGTGGGATGTGTTTTTCTTCGATTGGGACTACTACAGTCATCACTTATTGGAAATCCCGTTTGTCTGGCAAGGTGGTATGGCTATTCAAGGCGGCGTATTATTAGGTGTCGTTGCTGGCTACATCTATACCAAACGCAACAATATCGACACTTGGGCTTTTGCTGATATTGTTGCACCAGCCATTATATTAGGTCAGGCGATTGGCCGTACCGCCAATTTATTAAACGGTGATGCTTTTGGAAATCCTACCGGAGGTTCTTTCGGCATTATCTATCCAGCAACAACACTCGCTTACCAGGTCTATGGCAATCAGCCTTTATGGCCAGCTGAAATTTGGGAAGGTCAGATCGACGTAATCATTTTTGCCATTCTGCTTATTTTCCGGACAACCTCGCACGCAAAAGGTCAAGTGTTTATTCTATATGCAGTTTTATATTCCATCGCCCGCTTCTTCTTAGAATTTCTCCGTGGGGATTATGGCACATTAATGTGGGGCTTAAAATCGGCCCAATTGACCAGTCTTCTTGTAATCATTGTTGGATTCTTACTATTTTTGTGGTGTGGTTTAAGAAAAAATCAGCCTGTTAAAGCCAGATAA
- the nreC_1 gene encoding oxygen regulatory protein NreC → MNKIRIIIADDHAVLRSGLKALLSYTPQFDVIGEAGDGLTAIKMVEENNPDILILDLSMPGMNGVECIKEIRSRGLSCRILVLTMYDDEEYIKEVMRSGADGYVLKKSADTELIEGIIKIYSGKKYLNETISQTLIDSLLRTATNEPEGTNPYILLSIREREVLRFLAKGHTNSEIADMLSLSPKTVDTYRSRIMSKLNLRKKSELVNYAMQHKLINT, encoded by the coding sequence ATGAATAAAATTCGTATTATAATAGCTGATGATCATGCCGTACTAAGGTCTGGGCTGAAAGCTTTACTTAGCTATACCCCCCAGTTTGACGTTATCGGCGAGGCAGGCGATGGTCTAACTGCCATCAAAATGGTAGAAGAAAATAATCCTGATATTTTAATACTTGACCTTTCAATGCCCGGAATGAACGGTGTAGAGTGTATCAAGGAAATACGTTCCCGTGGTTTATCGTGTCGTATCCTTGTGCTTACGATGTATGACGACGAAGAATACATTAAAGAAGTTATGCGCTCTGGCGCTGACGGCTATGTTTTGAAAAAATCAGCGGACACAGAGTTAATTGAAGGCATTATTAAAATTTATTCTGGCAAAAAATATCTGAATGAAACCATCTCACAAACACTCATCGATAGTTTGCTTCGAACTGCTACAAATGAGCCGGAAGGCACCAATCCTTATATTTTATTAAGCATTCGCGAACGTGAAGTACTACGTTTTCTTGCAAAAGGTCATACTAATAGCGAAATTGCCGATATGTTATCACTCAGTCCCAAGACTGTCGATACCTATCGCTCGCGAATCATGAGTAAACTAAATTTGCGTAAAAAGTCTGAACTAGTCAACTATGCAATGCAGCATAAATTGATCAACACCTAA